A region of Methanocorpusculum labreanum Z DNA encodes the following proteins:
- a CDS encoding FeoA family protein, with the protein MQTESVRLCDIPKGKSASILGFIDGTNLGFQSRLLELGLTRGCCVRVTGVAPLGDPMMISVRGCQLAIRKDDAADICVAAV; encoded by the coding sequence ATGCAAACTGAATCAGTACGGTTATGTGATATTCCGAAAGGAAAATCCGCATCGATCCTTGGATTTATCGATGGAACAAACCTCGGCTTCCAGAGCAGACTTCTCGAACTCGGACTTACCCGCGGCTGCTGCGTGCGGGTCACCGGCGTCGCCCCGCTTGGAGACCCGATGATGATCTCAGTCAGAGGATGTCAGCTCGCCATACGAAAAGATGATGCCGCAGACATCTGCGTGGCCGCCGTATGA
- a CDS encoding DUF4062 domain-containing protein yields MMINSNNLNIKQEAEETIEDYIRNTVGDNKFDNLSIPVFLSSTKDDLQSERFAITLLIQQMGLIPIAMEEFGARPESPLDTCLGELDEAKIFVLVIGMRYGSPYISDNGNNGELNGKSYTEIEYDNALKNEKIRILAYCIDEEKAVIHPIYVDKDVNAKKLIKFKAKIKKNHHIKKYANTQELVSAVFHDISYQIKLLTRDSSTPISSQQTEILKQLTIAGNTDNLYTHETLQINGTSTYLDSDSVYLYLTKNGSTNTPLTQNEFLPIGKHGEKFLQIPVLNDFSWATLWNPRDTFTDRDVRNRLVHEGGILKFIVSPYPINTQPFHDYKTFLITLKTPFLTATSNTSPLIPGVQTYVRGNALTKQPSLLAWLCTKDKLIDYFPISIQNDDYIYTFPYELLKSLEVGMTYLLILQMPSTSKYGDVRQFYYSPTQHGIGKVSTDNLDKIESESMILLDANNSTPGIVDKICNLIDSTENDIYVRLAFVRQDPEINNFIIKQKAGKLEISGQTNLPIDTQLSVEITTKEIPQRAIFAFNQLRNPRIFSTMKVIRSGGRNGFSVIIATPRILVGEYTVVLTLLTTGKKVFEKSINL; encoded by the coding sequence ATGATGATTAATAGTAATAATCTAAATATAAAGCAAGAAGCAGAAGAAACAATCGAAGATTACATACGAAATACCGTGGGTGATAATAAATTTGACAACCTCTCCATTCCAGTATTTCTCAGTTCCACGAAAGATGATCTTCAAAGTGAAAGATTTGCAATAACTCTTCTCATTCAGCAGATGGGATTAATCCCAATTGCAATGGAAGAATTCGGAGCCAGACCTGAATCACCCTTGGATACATGTCTTGGAGAATTAGATGAAGCAAAAATATTTGTTTTAGTCATTGGGATGCGATATGGTTCGCCATATATCAGTGATAACGGAAATAATGGTGAACTCAATGGAAAATCATATACAGAAATCGAATATGATAATGCATTAAAAAACGAAAAAATTCGTATTCTTGCTTATTGCATTGATGAAGAAAAGGCAGTGATACATCCAATATATGTTGATAAAGATGTTAATGCTAAAAAACTCATCAAATTCAAAGCTAAAATCAAAAAGAATCATCATATTAAAAAATATGCCAATACACAGGAATTGGTTTCTGCAGTATTCCATGACATATCATATCAGATTAAATTATTAACAAGAGATAGTAGCACTCCAATTTCATCACAGCAAACAGAAATATTAAAGCAACTAACGATAGCTGGGAACACTGATAATCTCTATACTCATGAGACGCTTCAGATAAATGGAACGTCAACTTATTTAGATAGTGATTCTGTTTACTTGTATCTCACGAAAAACGGGAGCACTAATACACCATTGACTCAAAATGAGTTTCTCCCTATTGGTAAGCATGGGGAAAAATTCCTTCAGATACCAGTTCTTAATGATTTTTCATGGGCGACCCTTTGGAATCCACGAGATACATTCACTGATCGTGATGTGAGAAATAGATTGGTGCATGAAGGAGGGATATTAAAATTCATCGTTTCTCCTTATCCGATTAACACACAACCATTTCATGATTATAAAACGTTCTTAATAACGCTAAAAACACCATTCCTTACCGCAACAAGCAATACATCACCTCTAATTCCAGGGGTTCAAACATATGTTCGGGGAAATGCACTAACAAAGCAGCCATCATTACTCGCTTGGTTATGTACAAAAGATAAATTAATAGATTATTTTCCAATTTCCATCCAAAATGATGATTATATTTATACCTTCCCATATGAACTCTTAAAATCTCTTGAAGTAGGAATGACGTATTTATTAATTCTTCAGATGCCAAGTACATCTAAGTATGGAGATGTAAGACAATTCTACTACTCACCGACTCAACATGGCATTGGGAAAGTAAGTACGGATAATTTGGACAAAATAGAATCTGAATCAATGATACTGCTTGATGCAAACAATTCAACACCCGGAATTGTGGACAAAATATGCAATCTTATTGACTCTACAGAAAATGATATTTATGTGAGATTAGCCTTTGTTCGTCAGGATCCTGAAATAAATAATTTTATAATAAAGCAGAAAGCTGGTAAACTAGAAATCTCGGGTCAAACAAATTTACCAATAGATACGCAACTTTCTGTAGAAATAACTACAAAGGAAATTCCACAAAGAGCAATATTTGCATTTAATCAACTTCGTAACCCACGTATATTTTCCACAATGAAAGTAATTAGATCGGGGGGAAGGAATGGTTTTTCCGTTATTATTGCTACGCCAAGAATACTAGTAGGTGAATACACGGTAGTGTTAACTCTCTTAACAACTGGTAAAAAGGTATTTGAAAAGTCAATTAATTTATGA
- a CDS encoding DHA2 family efflux MFS transporter permease subunit: MTEVITDPLRQKLLLLAVGIAVFVDALDGSVVNIALPVIAAEFGADTGTISWVSLAYLLTLAGLILIFGKLADRGYVKILFIAGFVLFTLCSIVCGLSPDLSFLIVARIFQGVGAAMIAASTPMICVKYLPANMLGVSMGVLTAASSIGFAVGPAIGGVITQFLSWHWIFFINIPIGIFAVLFAVKIIPRARVPERSSFDFAGAAALFCLMVAGVFALERFPHLGISDPLIIASVCVCVVSLIIFCAAELRSSHPVLNIRVFKKRPLTFVVTAFLVSQITSAGFFYLLPFYLSAGMNFDSATSGLVLFIPPAITAALSIPLGHWSDVTERRIFAVAAFGVLAVTSLIYAFIVPAWGLIPLAGSLVLMGLVWGIGGGPASSRVVEQMPKGEEGTGSSLMMTTMYFGCVVGIALYAAVFTAATSTAGGIVSFADLDYATFMYGFHITNAVGFFVAAAALILSAVVKDPPRAK, translated from the coding sequence ATGACCGAGGTCATCACCGATCCGCTGCGCCAGAAATTGCTTTTATTAGCTGTCGGCATTGCGGTTTTCGTGGACGCTCTCGACGGCTCGGTCGTAAATATCGCTCTTCCGGTGATCGCGGCGGAATTCGGGGCGGACACCGGAACGATCTCCTGGGTGAGTCTGGCGTACCTTCTGACGCTTGCGGGTCTCATCCTGATCTTCGGCAAACTTGCCGACCGCGGATATGTAAAAATCCTCTTCATCGCAGGCTTTGTTCTCTTTACGCTCTGCTCGATCGTCTGCGGCTTATCACCCGATCTTTCGTTTCTGATAGTCGCCCGGATCTTCCAGGGGGTAGGCGCCGCGATGATCGCCGCGTCCACGCCGATGATCTGCGTGAAGTATCTCCCGGCAAATATGCTCGGCGTCTCGATGGGGGTTTTGACCGCGGCGAGTTCCATCGGGTTTGCGGTTGGTCCGGCGATCGGCGGCGTGATCACCCAGTTCCTTTCCTGGCACTGGATCTTTTTCATCAATATTCCGATCGGGATCTTCGCCGTTTTGTTTGCGGTGAAAATCATCCCGCGTGCCCGTGTCCCGGAGCGTTCCTCCTTCGATTTCGCCGGAGCGGCCGCTCTCTTCTGTCTGATGGTCGCAGGCGTTTTCGCGCTGGAGCGTTTTCCCCATCTGGGCATCTCCGATCCGCTGATCATCGCGTCGGTCTGCGTATGCGTTGTTTCGCTGATCATTTTCTGTGCAGCCGAGCTGAGAAGCAGTCACCCGGTCCTGAACATCCGCGTGTTCAAAAAGCGGCCGCTGACGTTTGTCGTGACGGCGTTTCTCGTCAGCCAGATCACCAGTGCCGGCTTTTTCTATCTGCTGCCGTTCTATCTTTCGGCAGGGATGAACTTTGATTCGGCAACAAGCGGGCTGGTGCTTTTTATCCCGCCTGCGATCACCGCAGCGCTGAGTATCCCGCTCGGTCACTGGTCGGATGTTACCGAACGGCGCATCTTCGCGGTCGCCGCGTTCGGTGTTCTCGCCGTGACCAGTTTGATCTACGCGTTCATCGTTCCCGCATGGGGTCTGATCCCGCTTGCGGGAAGTCTTGTTCTCATGGGTCTTGTCTGGGGTATCGGCGGCGGACCTGCGTCCAGCCGGGTCGTTGAACAGATGCCGAAAGGGGAAGAAGGGACCGGCTCTTCGCTGATGATGACGACGATGTACTTCGGCTGCGTTGTCGGGATCGCGCTATATGCTGCGGTATTCACCGCGGCAACGTCAACTGCCGGCGGGATCGTTTCATTTGCCGATCTGGATTACGCGACGTTTATGTACGGATTCCATATCACAAACGCGGTCGGTTTTTTCGTCGCCGCCGCGGCGCTGATCCTCTCGGCCGTCGTAAAAGATCCGCCGCGGGCCAAATAG